The following proteins come from a genomic window of Methanosarcina sp. MTP4:
- a CDS encoding cation diffusion facilitator family transporter: protein MSCGIRNEIVENDFSEAGNNSRLSRAVRVTKLAVFVNVSLTIFKFAAGVLGGSAAMVADAVHSLSDLLTDFAVILGFQAAEKPEDSTHNYGHGKIETLAAVFVGLMLFAVGFEIFLSGLQKVLSVAGGAELSAPGWIAFAAAVISIFSKEGMYRYTIKCARDLGSNALAANAWHQRSDAFSSVGTALGTGGAILLGGSWAVLDPLAAVVLSFFIFKVAGEIFYKNINELLEASLDPETCCKIEGLIRSTDGVVDCHKLKTRKIGNVVAADVHIEVDCKLNIVEAHDISTRVEKRLRKACGNNGYFSIHVEPFPDSVHGMFHQGTDQ, encoded by the coding sequence ATGAGCTGCGGTATTCGGAATGAAATTGTTGAGAATGATTTCTCTGAGGCAGGTAATAATAGCCGGCTCTCCAGGGCTGTTAGGGTAACGAAACTGGCGGTTTTTGTAAACGTTTCCCTTACTATTTTCAAGTTTGCGGCAGGAGTGCTTGGCGGCAGTGCTGCGATGGTTGCCGATGCGGTCCATTCCCTTTCGGATTTGCTGACTGACTTTGCGGTAATCCTGGGCTTCCAGGCAGCTGAAAAGCCCGAGGACAGCACTCACAATTACGGGCACGGTAAAATCGAGACCCTCGCTGCGGTGTTTGTGGGTCTGATGCTTTTTGCAGTCGGGTTTGAAATCTTCTTGTCCGGGCTGCAGAAGGTGCTCTCTGTTGCGGGGGGTGCCGAACTCTCCGCTCCGGGCTGGATTGCCTTTGCTGCAGCGGTAATCTCCATTTTCTCAAAGGAAGGTATGTATCGTTACACAATTAAATGTGCCCGGGACCTGGGGAGTAATGCGCTGGCCGCAAATGCCTGGCACCAGCGCTCGGATGCCTTTTCCTCAGTCGGGACTGCCCTTGGTACCGGAGGGGCTATACTGCTCGGGGGCAGCTGGGCAGTGCTCGATCCGCTTGCTGCTGTTGTCCTGAGTTTTTTCATTTTCAAGGTTGCAGGCGAGATCTTTTACAAAAACATAAATGAACTGCTGGAAGCTTCCCTGGACCCGGAGACCTGCTGCAAGATCGAAGGGCTCATAAGGTCTACTGATGGGGTTGTGGACTGTCATAAATTAAAAACCCGAAAAATAGGAAACGTCGTGGCTGCAGATGTCCATATTGAGGTAGACTGCAAGCTTAACATCGTTGAAGCTCATGATATTTCGACCCGGGTGGAAAAAAGGTTAAGGAAGGCCTGCGGCAATAACGGGTATTTTTCCATTCATGTGGAGCCTTTTCCGGATTCTGTACACGGCATGTTCCATCAGGGTACGGACCAGTAA
- the thpR gene encoding RNA 2',3'-cyclic phosphodiesterase: protein MIRTFIAVELDPNFREQIREIQARFADFPLKLVDPEIVHITLKFLGDVEASKITSLADALDSMMCEPFEAGIEGVGVFPKPSNPKVLWLGGVGNFKALHDEVEALLEPFKFEKDNREFTAHATLARVKFLNKDQKKAFSAILKDLKDLKLGSMRVNRIMLKKSTLTPEGPIYEIMHTVYLD, encoded by the coding sequence TTGATCAGGACTTTCATAGCAGTTGAACTTGACCCGAATTTCAGGGAACAGATTCGGGAGATTCAGGCCAGATTTGCGGATTTTCCCCTGAAGTTAGTGGACCCCGAAATCGTTCATATCACTTTGAAGTTTCTGGGGGATGTGGAAGCATCAAAAATAACTTCCCTGGCTGATGCGCTTGATTCCATGATGTGTGAACCTTTCGAAGCCGGGATTGAAGGGGTCGGAGTTTTTCCCAAACCTTCGAACCCGAAGGTACTCTGGCTGGGGGGAGTCGGGAATTTTAAGGCTCTCCATGATGAGGTGGAGGCTTTGCTTGAGCCTTTTAAGTTTGAGAAGGATAACAGGGAATTTACCGCCCATGCAACCCTTGCCAGGGTGAAGTTTCTCAACAAGGACCAGAAAAAAGCCTTTTCGGCTATCCTTAAGGATTTGAAGGACCTGAAGTTAGGGAGCATGCGGGTGAACAGGATAATGCTCAAAAAGAGTACTCTTACTCCGGAGGGCCCTATCTACGAGATCATGCATACAGTTTACCTTGACTGA
- a CDS encoding FAD:protein FMN transferase: MNSRYTAFFALIIITVSLASGCINPAPEEGEEIQLFQQTRSIMDTTVTIAVYASEENEANEAIDNAFGEIEKVDSLMSPSKEDSQLNLLNKEAELQGADPAFIYVLERSVYYSEISGGAFDITIQPVLDLWKSKFSPGGTYEPPTPDELNETLKLVNYSEIRIEDGNVTLQPEMKMAVGGIAKGYAVDMAIESLEADGIENAFVNAGGDGKYIGRKPDGTAWIVGLQNPDKNEEYVTAIRAEDVAVATSGNYERYFNESAKMSHISDPRTGYPSTSLISSTAIAKDAIDADAFATAVFVLGEKEGLKMIETVEGVECMIITEDRRLVYSSGFKEYEA, encoded by the coding sequence ATGAATTCAAGGTACACAGCATTTTTTGCATTGATAATCATAACGGTAAGCCTTGCATCAGGCTGCATAAATCCGGCCCCCGAAGAAGGAGAAGAAATTCAACTTTTTCAACAGACCCGGAGCATCATGGACACCACTGTAACAATTGCAGTATATGCCTCAGAGGAAAATGAAGCCAATGAGGCCATAGACAATGCTTTCGGAGAGATCGAAAAAGTAGATTCCCTGATGAGCCCTTCGAAGGAAGATAGCCAGCTAAACTTGCTGAATAAAGAGGCAGAACTTCAGGGGGCTGACCCGGCTTTTATCTATGTGCTGGAACGTTCCGTATATTATTCCGAAATAAGCGGCGGGGCCTTTGATATAACCATACAGCCGGTACTTGACCTATGGAAAAGCAAGTTCAGCCCCGGAGGAACCTATGAACCCCCGACCCCCGATGAGCTTAACGAAACCCTTAAATTGGTAAACTATTCCGAGATCAGGATCGAAGACGGAAACGTCACCCTCCAGCCAGAAATGAAAATGGCTGTAGGAGGAATTGCGAAAGGATATGCAGTTGACATGGCGATAGAATCCCTTGAAGCCGACGGGATCGAAAACGCCTTCGTAAACGCAGGAGGAGACGGGAAGTACATAGGCAGGAAACCCGACGGCACAGCCTGGATAGTAGGACTCCAGAACCCCGATAAAAACGAAGAATATGTTACGGCTATCAGAGCAGAGGATGTGGCAGTTGCAACAAGTGGGAATTATGAACGTTATTTTAACGAATCCGCAAAGATGTCCCACATCTCGGACCCTAGAACCGGTTACCCTTCCACAAGCCTTATAAGCAGCACAGCGATCGCAAAAGACGCGATTGATGCAGATGCCTTTGCAACAGCTGTGTTTGTGCTTGGGGAAAAAGAAGGACTCAAAATGATCGAAACTGTGGAAGGCGTTGAGTGTATGATAATAACAGAAGACCGCAGGCTCGTGTATTCCAGCGGTTTCAAGGAATACGAGGCCTGA
- a CDS encoding DUF1614 domain-containing protein — protein MRRMFYIPFSLKFLILLIIILMFGFGTLFLGVFISTFMKIGFSAEDALLILLLSLLGSGVNVPVATLKSDVPVVRKNYVRSFGVSYRIPVRKFVRSETLLAVNVGGAVIPVLISAYLLIKFPSSLLLAGTGIAIVAAVTYSVAKPIRGVGIATPALLPPLTAAFAAVILTSVFQMPECLADQCRFVTAYTGGVLGTLIGADLLNLGKIKNLGAPVASIGGAGTFDGIFLSGFIALLLI, from the coding sequence ATGAGGAGAATGTTTTATATCCCGTTCAGCCTAAAGTTCCTGATCCTTCTGATTATCATCTTAATGTTCGGGTTTGGCACCCTCTTTCTCGGGGTATTCATATCTACGTTCATGAAAATAGGTTTTTCCGCGGAAGATGCCCTTCTGATCCTCCTTTTATCATTACTGGGAAGCGGAGTTAACGTGCCCGTTGCAACCCTCAAGTCCGACGTTCCGGTTGTCAGGAAAAATTATGTCCGGAGCTTTGGAGTAAGCTACAGGATTCCGGTACGCAAATTCGTTAGGAGCGAAACACTGCTCGCCGTAAATGTCGGAGGGGCAGTAATCCCGGTCCTGATCTCCGCATATCTCCTCATAAAATTTCCCTCTTCCCTGCTCCTTGCAGGAACAGGAATTGCAATCGTAGCGGCTGTAACATATTCCGTTGCAAAGCCAATCCGGGGAGTAGGGATTGCAACCCCTGCCCTGCTCCCCCCCCTTACGGCCGCTTTTGCAGCAGTTATCCTGACTTCAGTATTCCAGATGCCGGAATGCCTGGCCGACCAGTGCCGCTTTGTAACTGCCTACACGGGAGGTGTGCTGGGAACCCTGATCGGAGCCGACCTCCTGAACCTGGGAAAAATAAAGAACCTCGGCGCCCCTGTTGCAAGTATAGGGGGAGCGGGGACCTTTGACGGGATATTCCTGAGCGGATTTATTGCCCTGCTCCTGATATAA
- a CDS encoding S-layer protein domain-containing protein produces the protein MNSLPKTLYLILAAFTVFLLLAPAGMGASIRGLTVDTNEASAEEFCWDATTFGAFCYPVNKHQNFVNDSIAWGERLRIEDIDITHGTFGTSGPSNHVLDEGELVYSTKQFCCKYKLVSELGLSGDSIPEDMGSAFYWKLPFFAKPYIAIENDATQLSSIVCMQGGSDKKTLRTGETWDLGKGYTLTVHQVDAEGNKVWFSLEKDGEEIESAIVEADGTVESQAFTATADFGDGNDQLYFVTYVDSVFMGSVDSLAVFKYTWLVDKDNVLVIENGDEYQGLEVKEASETGLVLKNPDTITIDVDSDKKTYFTDSWYFQTSDDGKGTEGIGYILYPAMDLSNPGTYKIRGLTLDTGINDASSFGWDATTFGAFCYPVNKHQNFVNDSIAWGERLWIEDIDSTHGSLGTSTPSNHVLDEGELVYSTKPFCCKYKLVSELGLSGDSIPEDMGSAFYWKLPFFAKPYIAIENDATQLSTIICMQGGSDKKTLRTGETWDLGKGYTLAVHQVDTDGNKVWFSLEKDGEVLESAIVEADGTVESQAFTATADFGDGNDQLYFVTYVDSVFMGSVDSLAVFKYTWLVDKDNVLVIENGDEYQGLEVKEASETGLVLKNPDTITIDVDADKKTYFTDSWYFQTSDEGKGTNGGYIIYPATDVTIEAEPAPESAENELAEVEISPDETNSTADSSGSKASPAPEVRVSNSASSESDDESSEQSPGFGLLTCILGLCAVFVRRK, from the coding sequence ATGAATAGTCTGCCAAAAACCCTATATTTAATTCTGGCCGCTTTCACGGTTTTTTTACTCCTTGCCCCGGCAGGGATGGGGGCTTCCATACGGGGCCTCACTGTTGATACGAATGAAGCCTCAGCTGAGGAATTTTGCTGGGATGCAACTACCTTCGGTGCTTTTTGTTATCCCGTAAACAAGCATCAGAACTTTGTTAATGACAGCATCGCCTGGGGTGAACGTCTCCGGATTGAGGATATTGACATTACTCACGGAACCTTCGGTACTTCCGGCCCTTCAAACCATGTGCTTGACGAGGGGGAGCTGGTCTATTCCACCAAACAGTTCTGTTGCAAATACAAGCTTGTTTCCGAACTTGGCCTTAGCGGGGATAGCATTCCTGAAGACATGGGTTCCGCCTTCTACTGGAAACTCCCCTTCTTTGCAAAACCCTATATTGCCATTGAGAATGATGCCACCCAGCTTTCAAGTATTGTCTGCATGCAGGGTGGAAGTGACAAAAAAACCTTGAGAACCGGAGAGACCTGGGACCTTGGAAAAGGCTACACGCTTACAGTGCACCAGGTCGATGCCGAAGGGAACAAAGTCTGGTTCTCTCTCGAAAAGGACGGCGAGGAAATTGAGTCCGCTATTGTTGAGGCTGATGGCACTGTGGAAAGCCAGGCCTTTACCGCAACAGCCGACTTTGGGGATGGTAATGACCAGCTTTACTTCGTTACCTATGTTGATTCTGTCTTTATGGGCAGCGTTGATTCTCTTGCCGTTTTCAAATACACCTGGCTTGTGGACAAGGATAATGTGCTGGTGATCGAAAATGGAGATGAGTATCAGGGCCTTGAGGTAAAGGAGGCTTCCGAAACCGGACTAGTCCTCAAAAACCCGGATACTATCACTATCGATGTCGATTCCGACAAAAAGACCTACTTTACGGATTCTTGGTACTTCCAGACCTCGGATGATGGGAAAGGAACGGAAGGTATCGGCTATATTCTCTATCCGGCAATGGATCTCAGCAACCCGGGGACCTACAAAATTAGAGGGCTTACCCTTGACACCGGGATAAACGATGCGAGCAGTTTTGGCTGGGATGCAACTACCTTCGGGGCTTTCTGTTATCCCGTAAACAAGCATCAGAACTTTGTTAATGATAGCATCGCCTGGGGTGAACGCCTATGGATTGAGGATATTGACAGCACCCATGGTTCCCTGGGCACCTCCACTCCTTCAAACCACGTGCTTGACGAGGGAGAATTGGTCTATTCCACCAAACCGTTTTGTTGCAAATACAAGCTTGTTTCCGAACTTGGCCTTAGCGGGGATAGCATTCCTGAAGACATGGGTTCCGCCTTCTACTGGAAACTTCCCTTCTTTGCAAAACCCTATATTGCCATTGAGAATGATGCCACCCAGCTTTCGACTATTATCTGTATGCAGGGTGGAAGTGACAAAAAAACCTTGAGAACCGGGGAGACCTGGGACCTTGGAAAGGGCTACACTCTTGCCGTGCACCAGGTCGATACCGACGGGAACAAGGTTTGGTTCTCTCTCGAAAAGGACGGCGAGGTCCTCGAGTCCGCTATTGTTGAGGCTGATGGCACTGTGGAAAGCCAGGCCTTTACCGCAACAGCCGACTTTGGGGATGGTAATGACCAGCTTTACTTCGTTACCTATGTTGATTCTGTCTTTATGGGCAGCGTTGATTCTCTTGCCGTTTTCAAATACACCTGGCTTGTGGACAAGGATAATGTGCTGGTGATCGAAAATGGAGATGAGTATCAGGGCCTTGAGGTAAAGGAGGCTTCCGAAACCGGACTAGTCCTCAAAAACCCGGATACTATAACCATCGATGTAGATGCCGACAAAAAGACCTACTTTACGGATTCCTGGTATTTCCAGACCTCGGATGAGGGAAAAGGTACGAATGGTGGATACATCATCTATCCTGCAACGGATGTCACAATTGAGGCTGAACCAGCTCCCGAATCCGCAGAAAATGAGCTCGCAGAAGTAGAGATCTCTCCCGATGAAACGAATTCGACAGCAGATTCATCCGGATCAAAAGCCAGCCCTGCTCCTGAAGTCCGGGTATCCAATTCTGCTTCTTCCGAATCCGATGATGAAAGTTCGGAACAATCCCCGGGATTCGGGTTGCTGACCTGTATTCTGGGACTTTGTGCAGTTTTTGTAAGGAGGAAATAA
- a CDS encoding S-layer protein domain-containing protein → MKFKFSKMIAVAVAGLMLLTLLSPSAFAVAITRTISYDTSETSSSGLVWDATTFEGFYYSVNKNVNYLNDGWGERLYFQDEEGSDNGPLGNDEDPDNNIIDDGELIYEITPYTSTYKLVSELGLDAEDVPADVGGTCYYETPWFGAPYVAVEGDATQLAKLVYKQGGSDKKNVKAGENWDLGCGYSLEVKQVDVEGNKVWFSLCKDGEELEDGIIDVDGTVESQTFVARADFGDDSDQLYFMTYVEQVFQGSVDSLAVFRYTWLIDTEDVFLISSDDVYQGFNVDVAAEDGLVLSNDDSITIDVEDDQKTYFTDSWYFQPSDENKGSSGNGYILYPAVDKSQPGTYTVRGMPADTALASSLDWNPATFRGFYYSINKNANYLNDGWGERLYFQDEEGSDNGPLGNDEDPDNNIIDDGELIYAITPYTSTYKLVSELGLDAEDVPADVGGTCYYETPWFSVPYVAVEGDATQLAKLVYKQGGSDKKNVRAGESWDLGSGYSINVNQVDVDGNKVWFSLCKDGEELEDGIIDVDGTVKSQTFVARADFGDDSDQLYFMTYVEQVFQGSVDSLAVFRYTWLIDTEDVFLISSDDVYQGFNVDVAAEDGLVLSNDDSITIDVEDDQKTYFTDSWYFQSSDEDKGTGGNGYILYPASDITLEAPEDEAESEEVAESDETEVIEPAEDESAEGESGDEQVKAESEEEDESEASEPASEEKSPGFGLLTAIFGISAVCFLVRRK, encoded by the coding sequence ATGAAATTCAAGTTTTCAAAAATGATAGCAGTAGCTGTAGCCGGGCTTATGTTACTAACTCTTTTAAGCCCGTCAGCTTTCGCGGTTGCTATAACCAGAACCATTTCTTACGATACCAGCGAAACCTCTTCAAGTGGACTTGTATGGGATGCGACCACTTTTGAAGGTTTCTACTATTCTGTGAACAAGAACGTCAATTACCTCAACGACGGCTGGGGTGAAAGACTCTACTTCCAGGACGAAGAAGGCAGTGACAACGGGCCTCTCGGGAATGATGAAGATCCTGACAACAATATCATCGATGACGGGGAACTTATCTACGAAATCACTCCCTATACCAGTACCTATAAGCTCGTTTCCGAACTCGGGCTTGATGCCGAGGATGTCCCTGCGGATGTAGGCGGCACCTGCTACTATGAAACCCCGTGGTTCGGAGCGCCTTACGTTGCCGTTGAAGGCGATGCCACCCAGCTTGCCAAACTCGTGTACAAGCAGGGAGGAAGCGACAAAAAGAATGTTAAGGCCGGAGAGAACTGGGACCTTGGCTGTGGGTACAGCCTCGAGGTAAAGCAGGTCGATGTTGAAGGTAACAAAGTCTGGTTCTCCCTGTGCAAGGACGGGGAAGAACTTGAGGACGGTATCATTGATGTTGACGGCACTGTCGAGAGCCAGACCTTCGTAGCCCGTGCAGATTTCGGTGATGATTCCGACCAGCTTTACTTCATGACCTACGTTGAGCAGGTCTTCCAGGGCAGCGTTGATTCCCTTGCTGTCTTCAGGTACACCTGGCTTATTGACACTGAAGACGTGTTTCTCATCTCCAGCGACGATGTCTACCAGGGATTCAATGTTGATGTTGCCGCTGAAGACGGGCTTGTGCTCTCCAACGACGATTCCATCACAATCGATGTTGAAGACGACCAGAAGACCTACTTCACCGACTCCTGGTACTTCCAGCCCTCTGATGAGAACAAAGGAAGCAGCGGAAACGGTTACATCCTCTATCCCGCAGTTGACAAAAGCCAGCCAGGGACCTATACCGTTAGGGGTATGCCTGCTGACACGGCCCTGGCATCTTCCCTGGACTGGAACCCGGCCACTTTCAGGGGTTTCTACTATTCCATAAACAAGAATGCCAATTACCTCAATGACGGCTGGGGTGAGAGGCTCTACTTCCAGGACGAAGAAGGCAGTGACAACGGACCTCTCGGGAACGATGAAGACCCTGACAACAATATCATCGATGATGGGGAACTTATCTACGCAATCACGCCTTACACCAGCACCTACAAGCTTGTTTCTGAACTCGGGCTTGATGCCGAGGATGTCCCTGCGGATGTAGGCGGCACCTGCTACTACGAAACCCCGTGGTTCAGCGTGCCCTACGTTGCCGTTGAAGGCGATGCCACCCAGCTTGCCAAGCTCGTGTACAAGCAGGGCGGAAGTGACAAAAAGAATGTTAGGGCCGGAGAGAGCTGGGACCTTGGCTCTGGGTACAGCATCAACGTAAACCAGGTCGATGTCGATGGTAACAAAGTCTGGTTCTCCCTGTGCAAGGACGGGGAAGAACTTGAGGACGGCATCATTGATGTTGACGGCACTGTCAAGAGCCAGACCTTCGTAGCTCGTGCTGATTTCGGTGATGATTCCGACCAGCTTTACTTCATGACCTACGTTGAGCAGGTCTTCCAGGGCAGTGTTGACTCCCTTGCTGTCTTCAGGTACACCTGGCTTATCGACACTGAAGATGTGTTTCTCATCTCCAGCGACGATGTCTACCAGGGCTTCAACGTTGATGTCGCCGCTGAAGACGGACTTGTTCTCTCCAATGACGATTCCATCACAATCGATGTTGAAGACGACCAGAAGACCTATTTCACCGACTCCTGGTATTTCCAGTCCTCTGACGAGGACAAAGGGACCGGAGGAAACGGTTACATCCTCTATCCTGCCTCCGACATAACACTCGAAGCTCCGGAAGATGAAGCCGAATCCGAAGAAGTAGCCGAATCCGACGAAACCGAGGTTATCGAACCTGCAGAAGACGAATCTGCCGAAGGTGAGTCCGGAGACGAGCAGGTTAAAGCCGAGTCCGAAGAAGAGGACGAATCCGAAGCTTCAGAACCTGCCAGTGAAGAGAAGTCTCCTGGTTTTGGCCTCCTCACAGCGATCTTCGGAATCTCTGCTGTTTGTTTCCTTGTGAGAAGGAAGTAA
- a CDS encoding diadenylate cyclase, with protein MDRARVIVEAATRIARELDAAAIMVSGELSFEGIETDIPIYYTSMRPKSIIDHLVATGKEGKGAARELIDQLSRESAGNIEHLQNAVAIEYVLDELKKGIVIGIIETRDSSSIIVHNLDENPLIKAMKECEERVKPEVISAVLKIAFDIAVTGREGKKIGTAFVIGDSEEVLKRSHQMILNPYAGQEESDRNVLDKKNGESIKEFAQLDGIFVVDESGLIHAAGRYLDVDGKNIDIEKGLGGRHVSAAAISRDTVAVAITISESGGVIRIYKDGKESICIESVQPATRYL; from the coding sequence ATGGACAGAGCACGCGTAATCGTAGAGGCGGCAACCCGGATAGCCAGGGAACTCGATGCCGCTGCAATAATGGTTTCCGGCGAACTGAGCTTTGAAGGGATTGAAACCGACATCCCGATCTACTATACCTCCATGCGCCCGAAAAGCATAATCGACCACCTGGTCGCCACCGGAAAAGAGGGGAAAGGCGCTGCAAGAGAGCTCATTGACCAGTTAAGTAGGGAATCTGCCGGCAACATCGAACACCTGCAAAACGCCGTTGCCATCGAATACGTGCTCGATGAACTGAAAAAAGGAATTGTTATAGGGATAATCGAGACCCGGGACTCCAGTTCCATTATAGTGCACAACCTGGACGAAAACCCCCTTATAAAAGCCATGAAGGAATGCGAGGAAAGGGTCAAACCCGAAGTAATCAGTGCTGTCCTGAAAATTGCATTTGACATCGCAGTTACGGGAAGGGAAGGAAAAAAAATAGGGACTGCCTTTGTAATAGGTGACTCCGAAGAAGTGCTGAAACGCTCCCACCAGATGATCCTGAACCCCTATGCAGGCCAGGAAGAAAGTGACCGAAACGTCCTGGACAAGAAAAACGGGGAATCAATAAAGGAATTTGCCCAGCTCGACGGGATCTTCGTGGTGGACGAAAGCGGCCTGATCCACGCAGCAGGACGTTACCTGGACGTCGACGGAAAAAATATAGACATTGAAAAAGGCCTGGGAGGAAGGCACGTTTCCGCAGCTGCCATAAGCAGAGATACCGTAGCAGTCGCAATCACCATTTCCGAGTCAGGGGGAGTAATCAGGATCTACAAAGACGGAAAAGAGAGTATCTGCATCGAATCCGTACAGCCTGCGACCAGATACCTCTGA